A window from Balaenoptera musculus isolate JJ_BM4_2016_0621 chromosome 8, mBalMus1.pri.v3, whole genome shotgun sequence encodes these proteins:
- the RCE1 gene encoding CAAX prenyl protease 2 isoform X8 → MAALGGDGLRLLSVSRPERQPESAALGGPGPGLCCWVSVFSCLSLACSYVGSLYVWKSELPRDHPAVIKRRFTSVLVVSSLSPLCVLLWRELTGIQPGTSLLTLMGFRLEGIFPAALLPLLLTMILFLGPLMQLSMDCSCDLADGLKVVLAPRSWARCLTDMRWLRNQVIAPLTEELVFRACMLPMLAPCTGLGPAVFTCPLFFGVAHFHHIFEQLRFRQSSVGSIFLSAAFQFSYTAVFGAYTAFLFIRTGHLIGPVLCHSFCNYMGFPAVCAALEHPQRWPLLAGYALGVGLFLLLLQPLTDPKLYGSLPLCVLLERAGDSEAPLCS, encoded by the exons ATGGCGGCGCTGGGCGGGGATGGGCTTCGCCTGCTGTCGGTGTCGCGGCCGGAGCGGCAGCCCGAGTCGGCGGCTCTGGGCGGTCCAGGCCCCGGTTTGTGCTGCTGGGTGTCCGTGTTCTCTTGTCTCAGCCTCGCCTGCTCCTATGTGGGCAGCCTCTACGTCTGGAAGAGCGAGCTGCCCAG GGACCATCCTGCCGTCATCAAGCGGCGCTTCACCAGTGTCCTGGTAGTGTCAAGTCTCTCGCCCCTCTGCGTGCTACTCTGGAGGGAACTTACAGGCATCCAG CCAGGCACATCCCTGCTCACCCTGATGGGATTCAGGCTGGAGGGCATTTTTCCAGCAGCGCTGCTGCCCCTGCTGCTGACCATG ATCCTTTTCCTGGGCCCACTGATGCAGCTCTCTATGGATTGCTCCTGTGACCTGGCAGATGGGTTGAAGGTTGTCCTAG CCCCTCGCTCCTGGGCCCGCTGCCTCACGGACATGCGCTGGCTGCGGAACCAAGTGATCGCCCCCCTGACAGAGGAGCTGGTGTTCCGGGCCTGCATGCTGCCCATGTTAGCACCGTGCACAGGCCTGGGCCCTGCTGTGTTCACCTGCCCACTCTTCTTTGGAGTTG CCCATTTTCACCACATTTTTGAGCAGCTTCGTTTCCGCCAGAGCAGTGTGGGGAGCATCTTCTTGTCTGCAG CGTTCCAGTTCTCCTACACAGCTGTCTTCGGTGCCTACACTGCTTTCCTCTTCATTCGCACAG gaCACCTGATTGGGCCGGTTCTCTGCCACTCCTTCTGCAATTACATGGGCTTTCCTGCCGTATGTGCAGCCCTGGAGCATCCGCAGAGGTGGCCCCTGCTGGCAGGCTATGCCCTGGGTGTGGgactcttcctgcttctgctccaGCCCCTCACGGACCCTAAGCTCTACGGCAGCCTTCCCCTTTGTGTGCTTTTGGAGCGGGCAGGGGACTCAGAGGCTCCCTTGTGCTCCTGA
- the RCE1 gene encoding CAAX prenyl protease 2 isoform X10, which translates to MAALGGDGLRLLSVSRPERQPESAALGGPGPGLCCWVSVFSCLSLACSYVGSLYVWKSELPRDHPAVIKRRFTSVLVVSSLSPLCVLLWRELTGIQPGTSLLTLMGFRLEGIFPAALLPLLLTMILFLGPLMQLSMDCSCDLADGLKVVLAPRSWARCLTDMRWLRNQVIAPLTEELVFRACMLPMLAPCTGLGPAVFTCPLFFGVAHFHHIFEQLRFRQSSVGSIFLSAGHLIGPVLCHSFCNYMGFPAVCAALEHPQRWPLLAGYALGVGLFLLLLQPLTDPKLYGSLPLCVLLERAGDSEAPLCS; encoded by the exons ATGGCGGCGCTGGGCGGGGATGGGCTTCGCCTGCTGTCGGTGTCGCGGCCGGAGCGGCAGCCCGAGTCGGCGGCTCTGGGCGGTCCAGGCCCCGGTTTGTGCTGCTGGGTGTCCGTGTTCTCTTGTCTCAGCCTCGCCTGCTCCTATGTGGGCAGCCTCTACGTCTGGAAGAGCGAGCTGCCCAG GGACCATCCTGCCGTCATCAAGCGGCGCTTCACCAGTGTCCTGGTAGTGTCAAGTCTCTCGCCCCTCTGCGTGCTACTCTGGAGGGAACTTACAGGCATCCAG CCAGGCACATCCCTGCTCACCCTGATGGGATTCAGGCTGGAGGGCATTTTTCCAGCAGCGCTGCTGCCCCTGCTGCTGACCATG ATCCTTTTCCTGGGCCCACTGATGCAGCTCTCTATGGATTGCTCCTGTGACCTGGCAGATGGGTTGAAGGTTGTCCTAG CCCCTCGCTCCTGGGCCCGCTGCCTCACGGACATGCGCTGGCTGCGGAACCAAGTGATCGCCCCCCTGACAGAGGAGCTGGTGTTCCGGGCCTGCATGCTGCCCATGTTAGCACCGTGCACAGGCCTGGGCCCTGCTGTGTTCACCTGCCCACTCTTCTTTGGAGTTG CCCATTTTCACCACATTTTTGAGCAGCTTCGTTTCCGCCAGAGCAGTGTGGGGAGCATCTTCTTGTCTGCAG gaCACCTGATTGGGCCGGTTCTCTGCCACTCCTTCTGCAATTACATGGGCTTTCCTGCCGTATGTGCAGCCCTGGAGCATCCGCAGAGGTGGCCCCTGCTGGCAGGCTATGCCCTGGGTGTGGgactcttcctgcttctgctccaGCCCCTCACGGACCCTAAGCTCTACGGCAGCCTTCCCCTTTGTGTGCTTTTGGAGCGGGCAGGGGACTCAGAGGCTCCCTTGTGCTCCTGA
- the RCE1 gene encoding CAAX prenyl protease 2 isoform X12 — MAALGGDGLRLLSVSRPERQPESAALGGPGPGLCCWVSVFSCLSLACSYVGSLYVWKSELPRDHPAVIKRRFTSVLVVSSLSPLCVLLWRELTGIQPGTSLLTLMGFRLEGIFPAALLPLLLTMILFLGPLMQLSMDCSCDLADGLKVVLAPRSWARCLTDMRWLRNQVIAPLTEELVFRACMLPMLAPCTGLGPAVFTCPLFFGVAHFHHIFEQLRFRQSSVGSIFLSAVLGQEGHAGVVTRGLPVSSVPVLLHSCLRCLHCFPLHSHREMAR, encoded by the exons ATGGCGGCGCTGGGCGGGGATGGGCTTCGCCTGCTGTCGGTGTCGCGGCCGGAGCGGCAGCCCGAGTCGGCGGCTCTGGGCGGTCCAGGCCCCGGTTTGTGCTGCTGGGTGTCCGTGTTCTCTTGTCTCAGCCTCGCCTGCTCCTATGTGGGCAGCCTCTACGTCTGGAAGAGCGAGCTGCCCAG GGACCATCCTGCCGTCATCAAGCGGCGCTTCACCAGTGTCCTGGTAGTGTCAAGTCTCTCGCCCCTCTGCGTGCTACTCTGGAGGGAACTTACAGGCATCCAG CCAGGCACATCCCTGCTCACCCTGATGGGATTCAGGCTGGAGGGCATTTTTCCAGCAGCGCTGCTGCCCCTGCTGCTGACCATG ATCCTTTTCCTGGGCCCACTGATGCAGCTCTCTATGGATTGCTCCTGTGACCTGGCAGATGGGTTGAAGGTTGTCCTAG CCCCTCGCTCCTGGGCCCGCTGCCTCACGGACATGCGCTGGCTGCGGAACCAAGTGATCGCCCCCCTGACAGAGGAGCTGGTGTTCCGGGCCTGCATGCTGCCCATGTTAGCACCGTGCACAGGCCTGGGCCCTGCTGTGTTCACCTGCCCACTCTTCTTTGGAGTTG CCCATTTTCACCACATTTTTGAGCAGCTTCGTTTCCGCCAGAGCAGTGTGGGGAGCATCTTCTTGTCTGCAG TGCTGGGGCAGGAAGGGCATGCAGGTGTGGTCACTCGAGGCCTCCCCGTCTCCAGCGTTCCAGTTCTCCTACACAGCTGTCTTCGGTGCCTACACTGCTTTCCTCTTCATTCGCACAG
- the RCE1 gene encoding CAAX prenyl protease 2 isoform X9 translates to MAALGGDGLRLLSVSRPERQPESAALGGPGPGLCCWVSVFSCLSLACSYVGSLYVWKSELPRDHPAVIKRRFTSVLVVSSLSPLCVLLWRELTGIQPGTSLLTLMGFRLEGIFPAALLPLLLTMILFLGPLMQLSMDCSCDLADGLKVVLAPRSWARCLTDMRWLRNQVIAPLTEELVFRACMLPMLAPCTGLGPAVFTCPLFFGVAHFHHIFEQLRFRQSSVGSIFLSAVLGQEGHAGVVTRGLPVSSVPVLLHSCLRCLHCFPLHSHRTPDWAGSLPLLLQLHGLSCRMCSPGASAEVAPAGRLCPGCGTLPASAPAPHGP, encoded by the exons ATGGCGGCGCTGGGCGGGGATGGGCTTCGCCTGCTGTCGGTGTCGCGGCCGGAGCGGCAGCCCGAGTCGGCGGCTCTGGGCGGTCCAGGCCCCGGTTTGTGCTGCTGGGTGTCCGTGTTCTCTTGTCTCAGCCTCGCCTGCTCCTATGTGGGCAGCCTCTACGTCTGGAAGAGCGAGCTGCCCAG GGACCATCCTGCCGTCATCAAGCGGCGCTTCACCAGTGTCCTGGTAGTGTCAAGTCTCTCGCCCCTCTGCGTGCTACTCTGGAGGGAACTTACAGGCATCCAG CCAGGCACATCCCTGCTCACCCTGATGGGATTCAGGCTGGAGGGCATTTTTCCAGCAGCGCTGCTGCCCCTGCTGCTGACCATG ATCCTTTTCCTGGGCCCACTGATGCAGCTCTCTATGGATTGCTCCTGTGACCTGGCAGATGGGTTGAAGGTTGTCCTAG CCCCTCGCTCCTGGGCCCGCTGCCTCACGGACATGCGCTGGCTGCGGAACCAAGTGATCGCCCCCCTGACAGAGGAGCTGGTGTTCCGGGCCTGCATGCTGCCCATGTTAGCACCGTGCACAGGCCTGGGCCCTGCTGTGTTCACCTGCCCACTCTTCTTTGGAGTTG CCCATTTTCACCACATTTTTGAGCAGCTTCGTTTCCGCCAGAGCAGTGTGGGGAGCATCTTCTTGTCTGCAG TGCTGGGGCAGGAAGGGCATGCAGGTGTGGTCACTCGAGGCCTCCCCGTCTCCAGCGTTCCAGTTCTCCTACACAGCTGTCTTCGGTGCCTACACTGCTTTCCTCTTCATTCGCACAG gaCACCTGATTGGGCCGGTTCTCTGCCACTCCTTCTGCAATTACATGGGCTTTCCTGCCGTATGTGCAGCCCTGGAGCATCCGCAGAGGTGGCCCCTGCTGGCAGGCTATGCCCTGGGTGTGGgactcttcctgcttctgctccaGCCCCTCACGGACCCTAA